GATTGACCTGTTTGACAGCTTTGCAGACTTCTGTTTCCAGACCTTTGGGGACAGGGTGAAGTTCTGGATTACCATCAATGAACCCAACATCATTGCCCGGATGGGCTACGGCGAAGGCTTGTTCCCACCCAATGTCAAGGAGCCTGGCAGCGCTCCCTACAGGGTTGCCCACATCTTACTGAAGGCTCATGCCAGGGTCTACCACACCTACGATGCCAAATACAGAGCGAGTCAGGGAGGGATCATTGCCCTGTGCCCCTTCATTAGCTGGGGTGAGCCAAAGACACCGAGCGACCCCAGGGACATTGAAGCTGCTGACAGGTACCTGCAGTTTTTGGTGGGTTGGTTCACACACCCAATTTTCAAAAACGGGGACTACCCCGAGGTCATGAAGTGGAAAGTTGGGAACAGGAGCGAGCTCCAGAACCTGCCGTCGTCGCGCCTGCCGGTCTTCACAGCGGAGGAGCGCGAATACATCCGGGGCACGGCAGACGTCTTCTGCTTCAACACCTACTCCACCAAAATTGTGAGCCATTCCACAACACGTCTCACGCCCTTCTCTTATGAGTATGACCAGGAAGTTTCAGTAACAGTTGACAGCTCCTGGCCGTCCTCAGCTCTCCCTGACCATCGGCCTGTGGCCTGGGGTCTGAGGAGGGTACTGAACTGGATCAAAGAGGAATATGGAAACCCCCCAATCTATATCATTGAGAATGGCGTGGGGAAAAAGGCCACATCAGATGTTGATGACAATGCCAGGATATTTTACCACAAAACGTACATTGATGAAGCTTTAAAAGGTACCAGAATTTGCTTTTGTTCTGTGTTTTGTTCTGGTGTTGTGTGTCTCCTCTCTAGATTTCTGGTTACTTAATTCCACTGAAGAGTACTTTTAAAAAGTGATTGATATTGGTCTTTAAATAGTCTGAACACAAATGGACATAGTGTTTGGTTTTATGATCTCCTTTGCATGGCTGTACTCTGTTTCCTATGAAGCTATGAAGATTCTCTCAATGATCTATTTGACCAGTGCCACCTGTATGAAACTAGCAGCCTGTATGTGCTTGCATGTGAATTCCTTAGGGTTCATTTAACGTGTGATTATGGCGCTGATGCTcctctggttttttttctggtcTTTCAGCTTACAAGGTAGACGGTGTTAATCTGAAAGGATACAACGCTTGGTCTCTGATGGATAACTTTGAATGGGTGGATGGTTATGGTCCAAGATTTGGATTGCACCAGATTGATTTTGACAACCCCAACAGGCCAAGGACGCCAAAGCGCTCTGCTGTGTTCTATGCTGAAATCATCCGCAATAATGGCATCCCACTGCCCAAGGAAGATGAATTTTTATATGGAGAGTTTCCAGAGAACTTCCTGTGGAGTGTAGCAACTGCAGCTTACCAGGTCAGGAAACTGAGATGGACTCCTGAAGTATCTGTGGACAGTTAATTTATTGTATGGCACCAGACAGAATAACAGGCTGAATTCTGCGCTTGGCTGAGACCTAAATTTGGGTTTGCTAATAATTCTTCTCGCATTTTCAATCACAGAttgaaggaggatggagagcagaTGGGAAAGGACTTAGCATTTGGGACAAATATGCCCACACTCCCTTGAGAATCGGCAAGGATGCGACTGGAGATGTAGCTTGTGACAGCTACCACAGGATTGAGGAGGATGTGGAAATGCTGAAAAGCCTCAAGGTGTCTCACTATCGCTTTTCCATCTCCTGGTCCCGTGTTCTCCCAGATGGGACCACCAGGTACATCAATGAGAAGGGACTGAACTACTATGAAAGGCTGATTGATGCCCTTCTGGCAGCCAACATTGTGCCTCAGGTAACTACACCCAGTAACTTTCAGGTTACTAAAAAATACCAAACCCCAAATCTGAGCTCAGAGCAATGTGTGTGTTTCCATCCATACCCTCATTCACACAGAAATTGTTTTTCATGGGTTTTAATTACATTTTGTGAAGAAACATGGGGTATTGCATAGGCAAATGAACTTGGAATGTACTTGGAATGTAGGGAAAGTAGCTTGAAATTACTACCCAGAAGGACCACAGTAAACTTACTTTTGGCTGTTTCCAATGGCCTTCTTGTCCCTTTACCTTGGAAATAGATTCCACAGGGACCTATGCAGGAATCTTTCAGACACTGAGATGAGACTGAGTAATGTAGTTCCCAGGATCTTCCTTCTTCCCTTTCTTAGAGATGGATgtaactttatttttttcccgGGAGTCAGGAAGCTCCACTGGTGAGTGTTATTTGTCACATACAATGGACAGTGACCTCATCCCTGCATCAATCAGCTCCTTCAACACTGTTTAGTGACTTTGAGCCTTACCAGCCCAGACAGGTGTTCTAGTGGATTGTATTTCAGCTGAGAGTCGGTGCAGGTGCAGCAGTTCTTCACTGATGAGTTCTGGCTGTCACAAGGTGGTTTTTGGTAAAAGCTTCATCTTCACCATTAGGCAGTCCCTAAAGAAACTGGCAAAAATGTATCTTATTGGGGGTATGAGTGATCACTACATTAGGAACAGGTAACTGCAGATCAAAGCACAGTTTATTTGTGGTGAGAAATGAATCTGAGTTACTATGAGATTGGCTGGTTGAGTCCTTTGTCCTCCTGTCTTTCCCCACAGGTAACTCTCTATCACTGGGACCTCCCACAGGCACTGCAGGACGTTGGTGGGTGGGAGAATGAGACTGTAGTTCAGAGGTTTAAGGAATATGCTGAGGTCCTTTTCCAGAGGCTGGGGGATAAAGTGAAATTTTGGATAACTCTCAATGAACCCTACAACACTGCCTATCTTGGCtatggcactggcacagctgctccAGGTAAGACTGCTGGGCATAGCCTCAGAGCCCTCATGGCACTGTCAGCACAACTGTTTtatgctgcagcagagcagttccttGGGGCTTGCAAAGGTAGAACAAGGAAAATGGTGTGCTGTGGATAGATGGGGTTTGGATTGCTGTGGTGTGCTGAACAGGTCCTTCTTTTACTCTGCCTGTCACCTCCAAGTCTGGATTACACTTGCTACCTGGAGCAGACCTTATTTCCAGACCAGCTCCAGGGACTATAGAGAAGATTTAGGGCTGAAGGAAgacccagctcagcagcagggtAGAACCAAAAGAGGGGATGTGAGCTGACCTGAACACACAGCTTTCTGCTTTCCAaactggcagcagcagcctgttGCTGGCAGTCCCTGTCCCACTCCAGAGGGAGGAGAGGTCAATGCAGGGTTCTTCCCATggcagctgctccttcagctgcctctgcCTAGCACTGATTCCAGCCCAGGGCTGGCCTTGGGGCACCAGGTATTGCACATTCACTCCTTTCCcaggggcagttctgggtgccctGGGGTTGTGCTAACTTGggaccagccctgctggggctgggaggtgctgctccactgcccctgctgtccctgtccctgcaggcgtcTCGGTCCGGCCAGGGCGCGCTCCCTACGTGGTGGGGCACAACCTGATCAAGGCACACGCTGAGGCCTGGCACCTCTACAACGAGACCTTcagggccaggcagggagggCTCATCTCCATCACCATCAACTCTGACTGGGCAGAACCACGCAACCCACACAGCCAGGAGGACGTTGAAGCTGCCAGACGGCTCATGCAGGTACAGAGACCCCTGGTcacagctctccctgctgctccaggTGACACCCCCTCCCTTGGGTGCTGGACATGCCCAGAACCCAGGTCAGCATCTCACTGAAGTAAAATGGTGAGGCAGAGGCATCACTGCAAGGAAATGTGTCCCCCTCTTACAGAGGCTGATCAAGAATGCAACAGAAACGAGACAAAACATGGTTGCAGTGACAAAAGCTTATTAAATTTACTGCTGTTATATGGGCATCTCCTTGTATCTCCATGTGCCTGGTGTAAATTCGAGTATCACCTATAAAGCAGCACATAAGAATGGCTAAATCCCAAGTTTTGATATATGATTTATCTTCCCTTAACTTCTGATTTAGTTTTTTCTAGGTTGGTTTGCTCACCCCATTTTCAAAAATGGTGATTATAATGAAGTGATGAAAAGAAGGATTCGGGAACGAAGTCTGGCCCAGGGCCTGAGCAAGTCCCGGTAAGTGCCCAGGCACACACCTGCTTTTGTTTCACTGGCTGTGCTGAATCAGCTTTTCTTACAGAAATGATACATTTCAGTGATTCTTTTCCAATGTTACTGTAAAAAATCTTACTATATCCTCACAGAAAAATTCTAGTTTATATTATTTTCAGAGAATTAGAGAATGGTTTGTGTTAGAAGGGACTTTGAAGATTATTTAGTTCCAATCTAGGCAGGGGGGCTTTATCTATTCCCTGTCTTTACCTCTCTTGCAAACTAAATTGATTAATATATCTTTGGGGTAATGAATTGTCAGCTCAGTGACACAGTAACTGCCCTGCATTAGCCACGGTACTTTACCTGATGCTTGTGGTAAATTTAACTTTTCTTAAAACTATGTACTGAACTCATTGGTGCCTCTCAGTTACATTTCTCATTTTCTATTCCCAGTTCCCAGTAAGGAATTTCTCTTCTTCTGTTTGTGGTGCTAGTACCAGAGATCCCAGCATTACCCATGGAGTGTATGCAAAGTGTATTCTCTGTTATCTCTTGCAGGCTTCCAGAATTTACTGAGAGTGAAAAACAAAGAATTAAAGGCACATATGACTACTTTGGTCTAAATCATTATACCACAGTTTTAACATACAACCAAAACTATCCTAAGGGTGTTATGTCATATGACTCTGATAGGTAAGAGGTGAATGTAAATTATTGCTCAAGTAAAATCTACACAGCTGGAGCCTGGGTTAACTGACAAGTGTAAATTTATAGCAAAATTTAGGTGTTATAAGCTGTTATAAACCAATACTAGGGATAATATAACCAAGCAGTACCTGAGGTGCTGTTATTTCAACAAAAGTCCAGCAACAGCCTTTTTCTTATAGACATGAGGTGATGAACAGTATTTATCATATTTCCTGCCTCCAATCTGCAGTTTAAACTGTGAGGTGTTATCCTGGTTTATGCATACTGATCCATTTGGTGTTAAACAGGTTTAGGTCCCTCACTGCATTGGGTAAATGTAAATTCAAAGCCTAAATAGCTAAATCACTCCATGGTTAAGTATAGATTAAGTCAAGGTTTTTTATTTAGATACTAATTTCATTTCTCAACCTCAAAAAGTAAACAGTAGGAGCTTACTAGTTTTTGTAATGAGAATTCAGGTAATGGTGTGACCACATGTGGGGATGAAATTGTCTCCTTTCCAAAATGTTTCCACAGGGAATAGATGAAATTTGAAATAACTTTGCTTTGCTGGTACATCCCAGCCCCTAATAGCTTAACCCTCTAGGACAGCGGGCTCATTACATTCCTGCATGTAATGTCAAGGGCAGTTTTGTGTGCTCAAGCATTATGCCTTGAAAAGCAGAAGCAGCATTGTAGCATGCAAAGATTTGGAACCAACGTCCCATTGTCAGCCACACTGGCTGATTTGCACAGAGTGTAATTGTAAATGAAAACATGAGAAGGGATTTTTAGGCtggtgggcacagagctgcctggcagTGGGACTGGCCCTGAGCAGTGTCCTCCTCCCCAGGGGCGTGGCCACAGTGACAGACCGCAGCTGGCTGGGCTCCGGCTCCCTCTGGCTGAAGGTGACACCCTTTGGGTTCAGGAAGATCCTCAGGTGGATAAAGGAAGAGTACAACAACCCTCCCATTTATGTGACCGAAAATGGGGTCTCAGAAAGGGGAGCCTTTGAATTCAATGACACGTGGAGAATGCATTACTATCGGACCTACATTAATGAGGCACTGAAAGGTGAGAGTGAATATTGACATCTGGTCAGCCAAAGCTCTGGAGAGCAGCACTGGCTTTGCCACAAAAATGATGTGTATAAAGCAATTTGTAAAGAGCTGAAAGACCACTGCTACCACACTTGCAAGTTACACAGTTATATGGGCTTACTGAATCCACTTCCAAGAGCCTTGGGGTTTACCAAAAACTGCCCATAGATAGTCACAAATGTGCCAGGAAAGATGATCTAAAGGAAGAGAACAAACCCTGGGTTTAGTGGGGTATCCTGCAGGTTCCTTGGTTTGCTGCACCTGCTGAGAGAGGTACAACTACCTGATAAACTCCTTCTAGTCTGACTACTGCTGTGTCTAAAagcataatattaaaaaaaaaaaaaacaacagtaaaAACCCAATGCCCAAACTGTTTTCAGTTACAGCAAACAACTTCAGGAAAGGGCTTTTTCAGTTTGCTTTTCTGATGTACTGAGAACAGCCAGGTGTTCAGGCGTTTACTGCCTTGCAAAGGCCCCACAAACACTTGTTTAGGCACAGGTTGCATTTTGatggattttcttttttattcctaAACCTTTGTTTCTTGTACAAAAGTTCTGACTTGGAACAGAGAAAAGCAGTGTCCAGTCCTGGGCACTGAGTGAACCTGCTGGGTGCCATGTGTGGGTGTTCTGGAGCACCTTCCTTCCCTGGCTGGCCAAGGGGTGACCACTGACCTGTTCTCTCttctctctgctcctgcctgcagccGTTGTGCTTGACGGTGTCGATCTGCGGGGCTACACTGCGTGGTCACTGATGGACAACCTGGAGTGGGCAGCAGGTTATGAGGAGAAGTTTGGGCTCTACCATGTGAATTTCTCTGACCCTGCCTTGCCACGGCGCCCCAAGGCCTCAGCCAAGTATTACTCACAGATCATAAACTGCAATGGCTTTCCAGACCCAGCCACGGGCCCACATCCCTGTCTGGAAGAGGAGCCAGAAGGTAAGTGACACAGCAGAAATGGTGCTTGTGTGTTTGCATCTAATCCTAGTCCCAAAAGAGTTCCAGAATCCTAAGGTTTTTAGAGACACCACCATTTTCTGCAAGTTTTTTAAAGACTGCAGTTAATGTCAGTTCCCTATGCAAAACCAGACTAACAACCAAACCTTGTGCAAGAGCACCTCAATACATGCTTGTCTTAAGAATGTAGCACAAGTTACTCCATTAGACTTTACTCCAACAGAACTGCCCAAGATGTTTTCCAAACCACACATATGCAATATTACCACaagattgtttaaaaaaaattttgaatACTTTATACAAATCCTCGTTTTGGGTAAGGCTTTGGAAATACCAATTCTTTTGTCATTTGTGTCTTCTCCACTGAAGCAGTACAATGAAAAGCAACCAGTGTTAGGTGGGGGTTTGGGAATGAGAACACTCACCTGTGCTATCAGGAATTGCACTGTCAGCCTCAGCTGTGCCTTTACTCTGAGCTAGAATTGTATcaatccctgctcctgccagagTATTGAAGAGAGGAGTTAAAGGCTGGtggaggcagggagcagcagtgccacagctgcaTGGAACAGGCTCTGCACTAACCCTTCCTCATTGTTTTCCCATTCAGTGACTCCAACAGACCCCACTCCAGGAGCAGCTGACAGCGTGAGCTTTTTGGGATTGGATTTGACATCCCAAGGGGCAGAAATAGCACTCTATGTGCTTTTTGCTCTTTCTATAGTTGGAGCACTGAGCTTGGCTCTTTTTGCATACAAATACGGAAAATTGTCCAAAAGATCACATAAACAACAACACGTGGAACTTAGTAGTAAACTGTAATATTTCCACCTCATAaaatgtttgtttggtttgttttttttttttaaaaagtctatACCAACAGGAAAAAGAACTACTGCTTTGCAGTACTGCAGCTTTCTGTCTTGCCTCAGATGCTTCCCCAGCATTTGGTTGTTTTCCAATTTAAAAAGCGggaggaaaattatttttctatgtGACCTGTCTCTTTTGTCCATGGGCATTATTGATTTGATTTCTTAAAGATCAAAATAAAATTGGTTGTTCCTATCTGCATATAAAGATTCTGAACATCAGCTGGCATCTGTCCTtgcttcatcatcatcatcatcaacagtTCTGAAAGGACCCCTGGAAGTTCTCCTGCTTCTCAGAATTTTAAGACAAATTAGTGTCTCTCCTGGTGAAAACTGTTATACTTGCAGCTACTGTACAGATTGGATTTTCACCCCCTTTTTCCTTTATTGCATGTACAGTAAGGTCATTTAACCTGGAACAAAATGTTTGTCGGCTGTATTTTAAATTTCAGTGAATGATCCTGCTTGCTTTCCTTGTGATACCAGCACATCAGAGGAACTTCACAAGGTAGTCATGTTTTCTGGAAAATAGTTTATTGAGTGCTTAGGGAATTAAAAACTACAAGGTTTTGCTTGCAGTTGCAGAAGCAAGAAAAAAGTTAAACATAAATTAGTTACCTGATTTGCTACTTATAGTGCTTCTGAAACCCTCATTTTAATCAGTCATTGTCTGCCATGACCTTTATATGAATATATCTGGCCCTTAAATTTATGTAGCAGAATATTTATAGATTAAAAAGTGCCTTTCTATGGCATAGGGCAATATTTATGAAAGCTGATGGAGATTTTCAGTCTTTTTACTAGGTTTCACCTACACCCACTTGATTTTTCTGGCATAAGTGACTTTATTCCATAATCCACCAGGAATAAGAATTAAGTAATTCAGTCAGTGGAAAATAAGCCCCACTTGTCCAGAAGCTTTAGTTGACAGATCAaataagagaaggaaaaaaaaaagcagccagaTAGTAACTGCAGTTACTCAAAACTACATTTGTTGTGTAGAATTTCCATTCCAAGTATTGTTTTCATCTTCTCCATCATCTTGAGTCCTCAGTCTATATATTTTGCCTTCTTTTTTGAAGTCTTCCCCCCGCTTTTCCACTACTCGTTTCCTGACTGCTTGCCTAGGGCACAAAGAACAGTGAGGTTTGACAGTTTCCTCAGTAATAATTACACAAGAGAAGCAGCAAATGCAATAAACACAAATCATCCATCCTTCTCTTATCCTCAAGAATAGTTTTCTTCAACCCTTTGTTTCCTTGGCAAGCAATACCCAGGTGAAAATTTGTCATTTAGCAGTCAGACAGAGTGGCAGACTCTCACTTTCCCTGTCATTGAAGCAGTAAGTGGCTTCTTCACCAGAAACagctgagcagctctcctggTACATGGGAGATCTCATTCTCTAGGCAATACAAAACCTGTCAAAACCAGACTTCATCTGCTTCTATTTCTTGAACAACCATCCCCTAACAGTTTGATAtctcatttttaacatttttatcttCCAAACAGCATCAGCTGAAGTGAAGCTCACCTTTGTAGTTACAGCTGAATTCCCTATTCATAAATAACTGCGAGACAATGCTGTTCCTACTGTGTAATTGGGAGTTCAGTTCCCCGCTGATTAAAGATTAAAGCAATTGCAGCAAGAGGCTGGAGAAACAGCTGCCTGAAGCACTTTGCCTTACCTGCTTTGCTCGAGGCTGCCCGAGGCTGAGGGAGCCGAGTGCTCCTGCTGGTGAGCTGATCTCACAGAGGGCTGCGAGGGGGGTGGGCTCGTAAACAGGAAGTTGCTAATGAATCTCCAAACCGCTAGGAGGGGGTAAAGGATTGTGCCCAAGAACTTCCACAGATCGCTGCCTGAAGCCTGAACAACAGAAGTCGCAGGTCTTCCCGCCTGTCAGGAACACACCAAGCAAAGCTGTCAGGTATTGAAGTCCTGCTCTTGTAGACAGAGTATTTCAGGCATCCTTAGACAAGTATCTAAGACAAGTCACCATTTATCAGAGAAACTGCTCCAAATCAGTCCTGACAAAAACCAAGAGTAATTTTGCAATCTTTAGACaaagaaaatccccaaattcaaGCCAAATAATTCATGGCCAACTAACAGCAAGTATCCAGCTACTGTAGTGCTGTTTGAAAAATCAGACACACCAAAACCCAGCACCTACCGGCAGCAGCACTACTGAAGCACTGGGTGCCAACTCGAGTTCCAGTAACTTCTTTCCATAATCTTCTTTGGTAAACTCCCTCCTGGGAAACATTGTTGCCAGTGAAAAATTGCCGTAAGTGTTACCAACCGTCTGTGAAGCAcataaagaaaacattttatttatgACTGCTCATTTTCAAACAACTGCGTATTTGCCAGCTGAGTATACCTTAACAAGAGTTTTGTATCAAACTATCAATCATCCTCAAAGTAGGAGAtgaaatattgttcatttttctcTATATCTTACTAATACACACTGCAGCAATCCAAAGGCACTTGATGGCACTGGAGAAGGCTGCTAAAACTCCCTTCAAATACCCAATAAGGAAAGGAGTTGATGACAACTCCACCACCATAACAACTACTTGAGGCTCAACAAATCATAATCAGCACCTAGCTGAGAAACAAAATGCCCATATTACCTGTGCAGCAAACTGCCTGGCTTCTTCTAGCCGTGCTTCAGATGGGAACTGGTTGGTGAAGGAAGATCCATCGGGGAGGCGGAACTGAATCCTGGCTATTGCACTGTGGGACAGGCATTGGGGTCAGTCAGGACATGAACACTCACAGACAAAGGCTCCTGGGCTTTGAGCTTGGTACTACTGAAATGTGGCAGAGAGGGACAGTcatgctgcccagggcagtgcagaAGGGTTGTAAGATGGAATTCACAGTGAAGAACCACCTGCTGATCTCAATGCATCTCTTCCACAACTCCATATAAGGTTCCCATAGGTTTGGATAATTCTTAAACCAGCAGTGCTGGGCAAAGCAGGAGACAGCTCTGACATGGGCACTGATGGCCCCAACACAGCCTTGCTGAATCCAAGCCATCCACACGCAGCCCCTGGATCTGCACCAAgctccccagcagtgctggcattATCCAGTCATTCTGTCCAGGCATATCTTTGGCATTCTTACCTTATTCTAGTACCCCACCAAGCTCCATTATACTGGTATTTAAATCAAAGCTCAGACACAAAACAGCTCTTAACTAACTAAAATAACACACCAGTAAAGGTGGTCAGTGTTTCATGATCATGAATGTCAAAAAGATGAAAGCTCTCAAAGAGCATCACGTTCATGTAAGCAGCTGCCTTTAATGTCGCTACTTAAACAGCTCAACACGGCAACATGTTGTCAAGAGATGAGGAGATATATTAACCCCTTTAAAAAAGTTTATCTCTCTCCCCCAAAGTACACACTTTTGTCTCTACTGCAACTCACCTTCGCTCCCTTTGAGCTGCCTCTTTTCTGGCCTCTATTTCAGCCTGTTTAGCCTGAAGAGCTGCAGCTTTTgcagcttctgcttcttccttcgACTTTGCAAAGCGAGCTGCCCTCTCAGCACGATCCTGTGAAGGATCAAAGAGAAACCTTAATTGTTAACATAACTTGTTGCTTAACATTCATTAGACAGCTGTGATCTATGCTCATGAATCAACTGCACAGATACAAACAGACCATATGGAGAAAAGACAGTGGAACTGCAAAGAATTATTCAGTGCCAAACTGCACAATCTCGTGTCATGAGCCAAGATGACACTTCTCACTGAGTCACTTCCCACAACCAGTTGTTAATAGATGATCTTCCCATGCAAGCTCAACACTCCAGGGAAGATAAAGGCAAAAACCTTACAATGAGTTACACAATTGCAATTCTGAGTGTTCTATACCAAAGCCTAATAATGAGGAAGAATTTCAGTTGTTATCTACTGTTTACATccatatatgcacacacatatatatatactaaCTTGGAAAACAATCCTCTTCACCATTCTGAGAGCAGTGTTCTTGTGTATTTTCTACAATTAAATACTCCCTGTGCTTCTCTTTTAGCACCATGCCTAAATTGCAATTATTTTTACGTTTATATGATAATTCTCCACTAGACTCAAGCAATATGACAGAAATGTTTGTTCATATAGAATTGTGAAGATGAAAGCAGAAGTTTCATTTTATACACAGGAAATGCCATataaaccccaaacacaaaaatcATTACTATACAAGGCTACAGGATTCCAAATGGAAAAATGAATAATCTTTCAAAGCCTCAGCAAATGAGAAAAATTATCATTTTAGTACACTGTGAGAGAGAAGCAGCACACTCTCTCCCAAAATGCAAAATTTACCATTGCAATCTGTTGCCTTATGCGCTCTCTAGCAGCCCTCTCCTCTGCCTTTTCTCTGTTCCTTTCCTCCAACATGCGTTTGGTCAGTTCTTCTTCCTGTCGTCTTTTGTACTCCAACATTTCTTTGCCAGTTTTCCTTCTTTCAATTTCTTTCTTAATTTCCTTCTGAATAGAGAGATATAAAAATTGAAGCACAAAATTGCCTCAGGCAAGAGAAAAGACTGAGGTATGTTTGTGTAAGAAGGAATTAATTATTTATGATTTATTCAAATAAGGGTTAAAAAAAACCTGCAACAGCAAGAGGTTTTACATTTTTGTGTTACCTgttcttcttctttccttttctcttctcGTCTTTCTTCAAGCTTTTTCGTTAACCTAAATTTAAGAATAGAGTCAAAAGTCTTATCATTGCAGTATTTTCAAATGTTAATGAAGCATTTGCAAACCCAGGAGAACACATGAAAATGAGCTGTAGCACAGTGCTAATGGCTCGTGTACCAGCAGTGATTCATTCCCATGCGGGTGCACCTTCCATGCAAAGGGCAGTAGTGATTTCACCACCTCCTTTCTCACTTTAGAGCTGTTCTAACCTATTCCTTTTGTCCCTTTTCCACTCATTAAATGAAGATTCCTGCATTTTCTTGCTGTCGAACCAACTTATGAAGATATACAATAAGCAAATACTATTTATGATCTGTGGTAACAGAAACACTAAATCTCAGTCTCTTTTTAGCTATTTAAGCCATCTGGTTTCTTCTGCACATCACCTCCTAAAATGGAACACAAGTAATACAGAGCCCTGACATAGATGCATAAGCATCTGTCTCAGCTATTCAGAAAAATGCCTCAGAATAAAGATTAACTTAAAAGAACAAAGTAAATTTCTAAATACTGATTGGCAATAAAATCCCAACATAAGTGAAGTCTGGGGAAAGGGCAGGCATGACCCAATGTGAAAAGCTGTATAATCAGAAAAATGTATGGTAGCTGTTCAAAAGAAAGTGGTAATTACCACAGAGCTTGGCCTCTTTCTCCCCTTGCAAACAATGCTGAAGATAAATTATGCATTATTTTAAAAGGATCATTGATAA
The sequence above is a segment of the Melospiza melodia melodia isolate bMelMel2 chromosome 8, bMelMel2.pri, whole genome shotgun sequence genome. Coding sequences within it:
- the UBXN4 gene encoding UBX domain-containing protein 4; the protein is MWFGGSVPAAIAAAKERSSVFVVFVAGEDEQSTEMAARWEDEKVTEAASDGFVAIKIDTKSEACLQFSQIYPVVCVPSSFFIGDNGIPLEVIAGSVSVEELVTRIHKVKQMHTGKGRPVENGTQAAAPCPSSQSDGAPESAESRAGLCDSAEALMPETLASSAGNDEANSAQASQETTNSADEQANDAQPVNDLTLKVERLTKKLEERREEKRKEEEQKEIKKEIERRKTGKEMLEYKRRQEEELTKRMLEERNREKAEERAARERIRQQIAMDRAERAARFAKSKEEAEAAKAAALQAKQAEIEARKEAAQRERSAIARIQFRLPDGSSFTNQFPSEARLEEARQFAAQTVGNTYGNFSLATMFPRREFTKEDYGKKLLELELAPSASVVLLPAGRPATSVVQASGSDLWKFLGTILYPLLAVWRFISNFLFTSPPPSQPSVRSAHQQEHSAPSASGSLEQSRQAVRKRVVEKRGEDFKKEGKIYRLRTQDDGEDENNTWNGNSTQQM